CACCGACGCGGACGGGCGCCTCTCCGGCCTGCTCCCCGAAGGCCAGGCGCTGGAGCCGGGCACCTACCGCCTGAGCTTCGACACGGGCGCCTACTTCACGTCCACGGGGGTGGAGGGCTTCTACCCCGAGGTGTCCGTGGTCTTCGCGGTGCGCGAGGGCGAGCGGCACTACCACGTGCCGCTGCTGCTGAGCCCCTACGGCTACTCCACCTACCGCGGGAGCTGAGCGATGCCGGCCGTCCCGCCCGCAGTGCGCCGCGCGGCGCTCGCG
This sequence is a window from Longimicrobium sp.. Protein-coding genes within it:
- the uraH gene encoding hydroxyisourate hydrolase; protein product: MSAITTHVLDTMRGLPAVGVAVLLERAKDDAMERVASGVTDADGRLSGLLPEGQALEPGTYRLSFDTGAYFTSTGVEGFYPEVSVVFAVREGERHYHVPLLLSPYGYSTYRGS